One Lagopus muta isolate bLagMut1 chromosome 10, bLagMut1 primary, whole genome shotgun sequence DNA segment encodes these proteins:
- the RASGRF1 gene encoding ras-specific guanine nucleotide-releasing factor 1 isoform X3, translating to MQKGMRLNDGHVTYLGLLAKKDGARKGYLSKRSSDNTKWHTKWFALLQNMLFYFETDSSSRPSGLYLLEGCVCDRAPSPKPSLSAKDSLEKQHYFTVNFNHENQKTLELRTEDAKDCDEWVAAIAHASYRTLATEHEALMQKYLHLLQIVETEKTVAKQLRQQIEDGEIEIERLKAEIASLLKDHERIQSVQSSAPSDDDSDIKKIKKVQSFLRGWLCRRKWKTIIQDYIRSPHADSMRKRNQVVFSMLEAEAEYVQQLHILVNNFLRPLRMAASSKKPPITHDDVSSIFLNSETIMFLHQIFYQGLKARISSWPTLVLADLFDILLPMLNIYQEFVRNHQYSLQILAHCKQNRDFDKLLKHYEAKPDCEERTLETFLTYPMFQIPRYILTLHELLAHTPHEHVERNSLDYAKSKLEELSRIMHDEVSETENIRKNLAIERMIIEGCEILLDTSQTFVRQGSLIQVPMSEKGKITRGRLGSLSLRKEGERQCFLFSKHLIICTRGSGGKLHLTKNGVISLIDCTLIEEQESTDEDAKASGQDIDHLDFKIVVEPKDASSFTVILVASSRQEKAAWTSDISQCVDNIRCNGLMMNAFEENSKVTVPQMIKFSKTMNSCKVLQIRYASVERLLERLTDLRFLSIDFLNTFLHSYRVFTTALVVLDKLITIYKKPISAIPARSLELLFASSQNTKLLYGEPPKSPRANRKFSSPPPLSITKSSSPSRRRKLSLNIPIITGGKALDLAALSCSSNGYASMYSSMGPFSKTTLDINKLYVSSSYPNKIPDEGEAAAEKQEEMPPSKQMLAVSAACSPGSDVSVREESDTDPNQSDEAEAEASPTKSPTTPMSVKCKNSSDFSLFSYNNGVVMPSCRELDTTRSALSAASAFAIATAGANEGTPTKEKYRRMSLASAGFPTDQRNGDKEFVIRRAATNRVLNVLRHWVSKHSQDFETNEELKFRVISFLEEVIHDPELLTQERKAAANIIRTLTQEDPGDNQTTLEEVVQMAEGVKAEPFENHSALEIAEQLTLLDHLVFKKIPYEEFFGQGWMKLEKNERTPYIMKNTKHFNDVSNLIASEILRNEELTARVSAIEKWVAVADICRCLHNYNAVLEITSSLNRSAIFRLKKTWLKVSKQTKALIDKLQKLVSSEGRFKNLREALKNCDPPCVPYLGMYLTDLAFIEEGTPNYTEDGLVNFSKMRMISHIIREIRQFQQTSYKIEHQPKVTQYLLDQSGVMDEEALYGASLRMEPKLPS from the exons CATTACTTCACCGTGAACTTCAACCATGAGAACCAGAAGACGCTGGAGCTGCGCACAGAGGATGCCAAGGACTGTGATGAGTGGGTGGCAGCCATTGCCCACGCCAG CTACAGGACCCTGGCCACGGAGCACGAGGCGCTGATGCAGAAGTACCTCCATTTACTTCAGATCGTGGAAACGGAGAAAACTGTTGCCAAGCAACTCCGACAACAGATTGAGGATGGGGAAATCGAGATCGAGCGCCTGAAGGCGGAG atcGCTTCCCTGCTGAAGGACCACGAACGCATCCAGTCGGTGCAGAGCAGCGCGCCCAGCGACGATGACAGTGACATCAAGAAAATCAAAAAG GTGCAGAGCTTCCTGCGTGGCTGGCTGTGCCGCAGGAAGTGGAAGACCATCATCCAGGACTACATCAGGTCCCCGCATGCCGACAGCATGCGCAAGAGGAACCAGGTGGTGTTCAGCATGCTGGAGGCCGAGGCTGAATacgtgcagcagctgcacatcCTGGTCAACAACTTCCTGCGGCCGCTGCGCATGGCTGCCAGCTCCAAGAAGCCGCCCATCACGCACGATGATGTCAGCAGCATCTTCCTCAACAG CGAAACAATCATGTTTTTGCACCAAATCTTTTACCAAGGCCTGAAAGCGAGGATATCCAGCTGGCCGACACTCGTGCTGG ccGACCTCTTTGACATCCTGCTGCCCATGCTGAACATCTACCAGGAGTTTGTGCGGAACCACCAGTACAGCCTGCAGATCCTGGCGCACTGCAAGCAGAACCGCGACTTCGACAAGCTGCTGAAGCACTACGAGGCCAAGCCCGACTGCGAGGAGCGCACGCTGGAGACCTTCCTCACCTACCCCATGTTCCAG aTCCCCCGGTACATCCTGACGCTGCACGAGCTGCTGGCGCACACCCCGCACGAGCACGTGGAGAGGAACAGCCTGGATTACGCCAAGTCCAAGCTGGAGGAGCTCTCCAG GATAATGCACGATGAAGTGAGTGAGACCGAGAACATCCGAAAAAATCTGGCAATAGAGCGGATGATCATCGAGGGCTGTGAGATTCTGCTGGACACCAGTCAGACCTTTGTACGACAAG GGTCCCTCATCCAAGTGCCGATGTCAGAGAAGGGGAAGATCACACGCGGGCGGCTGGGCTCTCTGTCACTGCGCAAGGAGGGTGAGCGGCAgtgcttcctcttctccaagcacCTGATCATCTGCACACGTGGCTCTGGCGGCAAGCTGCACCTCACCAAG AATGGCGTCATCTCCCTCATCGACTGCACGCTGATCGAGGAGCAGGAGAGCACTGACGAGGACG CAAAAGCTTCAGGACAGGACATCGACCATCTCGACTTCAAGATTGTGGTGGAGCCGAAGGACGCGTCGTCCTTCACCGTCATCCTCGTGGCATCCTCCAGGCAGGAGAAGGCTGCCTGGACCAGCGACATCAGCCAG TGCGTGGACAACATCCGCTGCAATGGGCTCATGATGAATGCCTTCGAGGAGAACTCCAAGGTCACCGTGCCGCAGATGATCAA GTTCAGTAAAACGATGAATTCCTGCAAGGTCCTCCAGATCCGCTATGCAAGCGTGGAACGGCTGCTGGAGCGGCTGACAGACCTGCGCTTCCTGAGCATCGACTTTCTGAACACGTTCCTGCACTCGTACCGCGTCTTCACCACCGCCCTGGTCGTTCTCGACAAGCTCATCACCATCTACAAGAAACCCATCAGCGCCATCCCTGCGCG GTCCCTGGAGCTGCTGTTTGCCAGCAGCCAGAACACCAAGCTGCTCTACGGCGAGCCCCCCAAGTCCCCCCGCGCCAACCGCAAGTTCTCCTCGCCGCCGCCGCTCTCCATCACCAAATCGTCGTCCCCCAGCCGGCGCAGGAAGCTCTCCCTCAACATCCCCATCATCACTGGGGGCAAGGCGCTGGACCTGGCGGcgctcagctgctcctccaacGGCTATGCAAGCATGTACTCTTCCATGGGCCCCTTCAGCAAGACCACCCTGGACATCAACAAGCTGTACGTGTCCAGCAGCTACCCCAACAAGATCCCTGATGAAGGAGAAGCGGCCGCGGAGAAACAGGAGGAGATGCCGCCAAGCAAGCAGA tgctggcagtgagcGCTGCCTGCTCACCAGGCTCAGACGTGTCCGTCCGGGAGGAGTCCGACACCGACCCCAACCAGAGCGATGAGGCGGAGGCTGAAGCTTCACCGACAAAATCTCCCACCACTCCCATGTCCGTCAAGTGCAAGAACTCCTCAG ATTTCTCCCTGTTCTCCTACAACAACGGTGTGGTGATGCCATCCTGCCGGGAGCTGGACACCACCCGCAGCGCCCTGTCTGCCGCCTCTGCCTTCGCCATCGCCACGGCGGGCGCCAACGAGGGGACCCCCACCAAGGAGAAGTACCGGCGCATGTCGCTGGCCAGCGCAG GCTTCCCAACCGACCAGCGGAACGGGGACAAGGAGTTCGTCATCCGGAGAGCAGCCACCAACAGGGTCCTCAATGTGCTGCGGCACTGGGTCTCCAAGCACTCGCAG GACTTTGAAACAAATGAAGAGCTGAAGTTCAGGGTGATCAGCTTTCTGGAGGAGGTGATTCACGACCCCGAGCTCCTGACTCAGGAGAGGAAAGCAGCCGCAAACATCATCAG AACTCTGACACAGGAGGACCCGGGGGACAACCAGACCACGCTGGAGGAAGTGGTGCAGATG GCTGAGGGAGTCAAAGCGGAGCCCTTTGAGAATCACTCGGCGCTGGAGATAGCAGAACAGCTGACGCTGCTCGACCACCTGGTCTTCAAGAAGATCCCCTACGA GGAGTTCTTCGGGCAGGGCTGGATGAAGCTGGAGAAGAACGAGCGGACGCCGTACATCATGAAGAACACGAAGCACTTCAATGAT GTCAGCAACTTGATTGCGTCCGAGATCCTGCGCAACGAGGAGCTGACAGCGCGCGTCAGCGCCATCGAGAAGTGGGTGGCGGTGGCCGACATCTGCCGCTGCCTGCACAACTACAACGCCGTGCTGGAGATCACCTCCTCCCTCAACCGCAGCGCGATCTTCCGCCTGAAGAAAACCTGGCTGAAGGTCTCCAAGCAG ACGAAGGCTCTGATCGACAAGCTGCAGAAGCTGGTGTCCTCAGAGGGGAGGTTCAAGAACCTGAGGGAGGCGCTGAAAAA CTGCGACCCCCCGTGTGTGCCCTACCTGGGGATGTACCTGACCGACCTGGCCTTCATCGAGGAGGGCACCCCCAACTACACTGAGGATGGGCtggtgaacttctccaaaatGAGGATG ATTTCCCACATCATCAGAGAGATCCGCCAGTTCCAGCAAACTTCCTACAAGATCGAGCACCAGCCCAAG GTGACGCAGTACCTGCTGGACCAGTCTGGAGTGATGGACGAGGAGGCCCTCTATGGGGCTTCCCTGCGGATGGAGCCCAAGCTGCCTTCCTGA
- the RASGRF1 gene encoding ras-specific guanine nucleotide-releasing factor 1 isoform X1, which produces MQKGMRLNDGHVTYLGLLAKKDGARKGYLSKRSSDNTKWHTKWFALLQNMLFYFETDSSSRPSGLYLLEGCVCDRAPSPKPSLSAKDSLEKQHYFTVNFNHENQKTLELRTEDAKDCDEWVAAIAHASYRTLATEHEALMQKYLHLLQIVETEKTVAKQLRQQIEDGEIEIERLKAEIASLLKDHERIQSVQSSAPSDDDSDIKKIKKVQSFLRGWLCRRKWKTIIQDYIRSPHADSMRKRNQVVFSMLEAEAEYVQQLHILVNNFLRPLRMAASSKKPPITHDDVSSIFLNSETIMFLHQIFYQGLKARISSWPTLVLADLFDILLPMLNIYQEFVRNHQYSLQILAHCKQNRDFDKLLKHYEAKPDCEERTLETFLTYPMFQIPRYILTLHELLAHTPHEHVERNSLDYAKSKLEELSRIMHDEVSETENIRKNLAIERMIIEGCEILLDTSQTFVRQGSLIQVPMSEKGKITRGRLGSLSLRKEGERQCFLFSKHLIICTRGSGGKLHLTKNGVISLIDCTLIEEQESTDEDAKASGQDIDHLDFKIVVEPKDASSFTVILVASSRQEKAAWTSDISQCVDNIRCNGLMMNAFEENSKVTVPQMIKSDASLYCDDVDIRFSKTMNSCKVLQIRYASVERLLERLTDLRFLSIDFLNTFLHSYRVFTTALVVLDKLITIYKKPISAIPARSLELLFASSQNTKLLYGEPPKSPRANRKFSSPPPLSITKSSSPSRRRKLSLNIPIITGGKALDLAALSCSSNGYASMYSSMGPFSKTTLDINKLYVSSSYPNKIPDEGEAAAEKQEEMPPSKQMLAVSAACSPGSDVSVREESDTDPNQSDEAEAEASPTKSPTTPMSVKCKNSSDFSLFSYNNGVVMPSCRELDTTRSALSAASAFAIATAGANEGTPTKEKYRRMSLASAGFPTDQRNGDKEFVIRRAATNRVLNVLRHWVSKHSQDFETNEELKFRVISFLEEVIHDPELLTQERKAAANIIRTLTQEDPGDNQTTLEEVVQMAEGVKAEPFENHSALEIAEQLTLLDHLVFKKIPYEEFFGQGWMKLEKNERTPYIMKNTKHFNDVSNLIASEILRNEELTARVSAIEKWVAVADICRCLHNYNAVLEITSSLNRSAIFRLKKTWLKVSKQTKALIDKLQKLVSSEGRFKNLREALKNCDPPCVPYLGMYLTDLAFIEEGTPNYTEDGLVNFSKMRMISHIIREIRQFQQTSYKIEHQPKVTQYLLDQSGVMDEEALYGASLRMEPKLPS; this is translated from the exons CATTACTTCACCGTGAACTTCAACCATGAGAACCAGAAGACGCTGGAGCTGCGCACAGAGGATGCCAAGGACTGTGATGAGTGGGTGGCAGCCATTGCCCACGCCAG CTACAGGACCCTGGCCACGGAGCACGAGGCGCTGATGCAGAAGTACCTCCATTTACTTCAGATCGTGGAAACGGAGAAAACTGTTGCCAAGCAACTCCGACAACAGATTGAGGATGGGGAAATCGAGATCGAGCGCCTGAAGGCGGAG atcGCTTCCCTGCTGAAGGACCACGAACGCATCCAGTCGGTGCAGAGCAGCGCGCCCAGCGACGATGACAGTGACATCAAGAAAATCAAAAAG GTGCAGAGCTTCCTGCGTGGCTGGCTGTGCCGCAGGAAGTGGAAGACCATCATCCAGGACTACATCAGGTCCCCGCATGCCGACAGCATGCGCAAGAGGAACCAGGTGGTGTTCAGCATGCTGGAGGCCGAGGCTGAATacgtgcagcagctgcacatcCTGGTCAACAACTTCCTGCGGCCGCTGCGCATGGCTGCCAGCTCCAAGAAGCCGCCCATCACGCACGATGATGTCAGCAGCATCTTCCTCAACAG CGAAACAATCATGTTTTTGCACCAAATCTTTTACCAAGGCCTGAAAGCGAGGATATCCAGCTGGCCGACACTCGTGCTGG ccGACCTCTTTGACATCCTGCTGCCCATGCTGAACATCTACCAGGAGTTTGTGCGGAACCACCAGTACAGCCTGCAGATCCTGGCGCACTGCAAGCAGAACCGCGACTTCGACAAGCTGCTGAAGCACTACGAGGCCAAGCCCGACTGCGAGGAGCGCACGCTGGAGACCTTCCTCACCTACCCCATGTTCCAG aTCCCCCGGTACATCCTGACGCTGCACGAGCTGCTGGCGCACACCCCGCACGAGCACGTGGAGAGGAACAGCCTGGATTACGCCAAGTCCAAGCTGGAGGAGCTCTCCAG GATAATGCACGATGAAGTGAGTGAGACCGAGAACATCCGAAAAAATCTGGCAATAGAGCGGATGATCATCGAGGGCTGTGAGATTCTGCTGGACACCAGTCAGACCTTTGTACGACAAG GGTCCCTCATCCAAGTGCCGATGTCAGAGAAGGGGAAGATCACACGCGGGCGGCTGGGCTCTCTGTCACTGCGCAAGGAGGGTGAGCGGCAgtgcttcctcttctccaagcacCTGATCATCTGCACACGTGGCTCTGGCGGCAAGCTGCACCTCACCAAG AATGGCGTCATCTCCCTCATCGACTGCACGCTGATCGAGGAGCAGGAGAGCACTGACGAGGACG CAAAAGCTTCAGGACAGGACATCGACCATCTCGACTTCAAGATTGTGGTGGAGCCGAAGGACGCGTCGTCCTTCACCGTCATCCTCGTGGCATCCTCCAGGCAGGAGAAGGCTGCCTGGACCAGCGACATCAGCCAG TGCGTGGACAACATCCGCTGCAATGGGCTCATGATGAATGCCTTCGAGGAGAACTCCAAGGTCACCGTGCCGCAGATGATCAA GTCTGATGCCAGCTTGTATTGTGATGATGTTGACATTAGGTTCAGTAAAACGATGAATTCCTGCAAGGTCCTCCAGATCCGCTATGCAAGCGTGGAACGGCTGCTGGAGCGGCTGACAGACCTGCGCTTCCTGAGCATCGACTTTCTGAACACGTTCCTGCACTCGTACCGCGTCTTCACCACCGCCCTGGTCGTTCTCGACAAGCTCATCACCATCTACAAGAAACCCATCAGCGCCATCCCTGCGCG GTCCCTGGAGCTGCTGTTTGCCAGCAGCCAGAACACCAAGCTGCTCTACGGCGAGCCCCCCAAGTCCCCCCGCGCCAACCGCAAGTTCTCCTCGCCGCCGCCGCTCTCCATCACCAAATCGTCGTCCCCCAGCCGGCGCAGGAAGCTCTCCCTCAACATCCCCATCATCACTGGGGGCAAGGCGCTGGACCTGGCGGcgctcagctgctcctccaacGGCTATGCAAGCATGTACTCTTCCATGGGCCCCTTCAGCAAGACCACCCTGGACATCAACAAGCTGTACGTGTCCAGCAGCTACCCCAACAAGATCCCTGATGAAGGAGAAGCGGCCGCGGAGAAACAGGAGGAGATGCCGCCAAGCAAGCAGA tgctggcagtgagcGCTGCCTGCTCACCAGGCTCAGACGTGTCCGTCCGGGAGGAGTCCGACACCGACCCCAACCAGAGCGATGAGGCGGAGGCTGAAGCTTCACCGACAAAATCTCCCACCACTCCCATGTCCGTCAAGTGCAAGAACTCCTCAG ATTTCTCCCTGTTCTCCTACAACAACGGTGTGGTGATGCCATCCTGCCGGGAGCTGGACACCACCCGCAGCGCCCTGTCTGCCGCCTCTGCCTTCGCCATCGCCACGGCGGGCGCCAACGAGGGGACCCCCACCAAGGAGAAGTACCGGCGCATGTCGCTGGCCAGCGCAG GCTTCCCAACCGACCAGCGGAACGGGGACAAGGAGTTCGTCATCCGGAGAGCAGCCACCAACAGGGTCCTCAATGTGCTGCGGCACTGGGTCTCCAAGCACTCGCAG GACTTTGAAACAAATGAAGAGCTGAAGTTCAGGGTGATCAGCTTTCTGGAGGAGGTGATTCACGACCCCGAGCTCCTGACTCAGGAGAGGAAAGCAGCCGCAAACATCATCAG AACTCTGACACAGGAGGACCCGGGGGACAACCAGACCACGCTGGAGGAAGTGGTGCAGATG GCTGAGGGAGTCAAAGCGGAGCCCTTTGAGAATCACTCGGCGCTGGAGATAGCAGAACAGCTGACGCTGCTCGACCACCTGGTCTTCAAGAAGATCCCCTACGA GGAGTTCTTCGGGCAGGGCTGGATGAAGCTGGAGAAGAACGAGCGGACGCCGTACATCATGAAGAACACGAAGCACTTCAATGAT GTCAGCAACTTGATTGCGTCCGAGATCCTGCGCAACGAGGAGCTGACAGCGCGCGTCAGCGCCATCGAGAAGTGGGTGGCGGTGGCCGACATCTGCCGCTGCCTGCACAACTACAACGCCGTGCTGGAGATCACCTCCTCCCTCAACCGCAGCGCGATCTTCCGCCTGAAGAAAACCTGGCTGAAGGTCTCCAAGCAG ACGAAGGCTCTGATCGACAAGCTGCAGAAGCTGGTGTCCTCAGAGGGGAGGTTCAAGAACCTGAGGGAGGCGCTGAAAAA CTGCGACCCCCCGTGTGTGCCCTACCTGGGGATGTACCTGACCGACCTGGCCTTCATCGAGGAGGGCACCCCCAACTACACTGAGGATGGGCtggtgaacttctccaaaatGAGGATG ATTTCCCACATCATCAGAGAGATCCGCCAGTTCCAGCAAACTTCCTACAAGATCGAGCACCAGCCCAAG GTGACGCAGTACCTGCTGGACCAGTCTGGAGTGATGGACGAGGAGGCCCTCTATGGGGCTTCCCTGCGGATGGAGCCCAAGCTGCCTTCCTGA
- the RASGRF1 gene encoding ras-specific guanine nucleotide-releasing factor 1 isoform X2, which yields MQKGMRLNDGHVTYLGLLAKKDGARKGYLSKRSSDNTKWHTKWFALLQNMLFYFETDSSSRPSGLYLLEGCVCDRAPSPKPSLSAKDSLEKQHYFTVNFNHENQKTLELRTEDAKDCDEWVAAIAHASYRTLATEHEALMQKYLHLLQIVETEKTVAKQLRQQIEDGEIEIERLKAEIASLLKDHERIQSVQSSAPSDDDSDIKKIKKVQSFLRGWLCRRKWKTIIQDYIRSPHADSMRKRNQVVFSMLEAEAEYVQQLHILVNNFLRPLRMAASSKKPPITHDDVSSIFLNSETIMFLHQIFYQGLKARISSWPTLVLADLFDILLPMLNIYQEFVRNHQYSLQILAHCKQNRDFDKLLKHYEAKPDCEERTLETFLTYPMFQIPRYILTLHELLAHTPHEHVERNSLDYAKSKLEELSRIMHDEVSETENIRKNLAIERMIIEGCEILLDTSQTFVRQGSLIQVPMSEKGKITRGRLGSLSLRKEGERQCFLFSKHLIICTRGSGGKLHLTKNGVISLIDCTLIEEQESTDEDAKASGQDIDHLDFKIVVEPKDASSFTVILVASSRQEKAAWTSDISQCVDNIRCNGLMMNAFEENSKVTVPQMIKSDASLYCDDVDIRFSKTMNSCKVLQIRYASVERLLERLTDLRFLSIDFLNTFLHSYRVFTTALVVLDKLITIYKKPISAIPARSLELLFASSQNTKLLYGEPPKSPRANRKFSSPPPLSITKSSSPSRRRKLSLNIPIITGGKALDLAALSCSSNGYASMYSSMGPFSKTTLDINKLYVSSSYPNKIPDEGEAAAEKQEEMPPSKQSSDVSVREESDTDPNQSDEAEAEASPTKSPTTPMSVKCKNSSDFSLFSYNNGVVMPSCRELDTTRSALSAASAFAIATAGANEGTPTKEKYRRMSLASAGFPTDQRNGDKEFVIRRAATNRVLNVLRHWVSKHSQDFETNEELKFRVISFLEEVIHDPELLTQERKAAANIIRTLTQEDPGDNQTTLEEVVQMAEGVKAEPFENHSALEIAEQLTLLDHLVFKKIPYEEFFGQGWMKLEKNERTPYIMKNTKHFNDVSNLIASEILRNEELTARVSAIEKWVAVADICRCLHNYNAVLEITSSLNRSAIFRLKKTWLKVSKQTKALIDKLQKLVSSEGRFKNLREALKNCDPPCVPYLGMYLTDLAFIEEGTPNYTEDGLVNFSKMRMISHIIREIRQFQQTSYKIEHQPKVTQYLLDQSGVMDEEALYGASLRMEPKLPS from the exons CATTACTTCACCGTGAACTTCAACCATGAGAACCAGAAGACGCTGGAGCTGCGCACAGAGGATGCCAAGGACTGTGATGAGTGGGTGGCAGCCATTGCCCACGCCAG CTACAGGACCCTGGCCACGGAGCACGAGGCGCTGATGCAGAAGTACCTCCATTTACTTCAGATCGTGGAAACGGAGAAAACTGTTGCCAAGCAACTCCGACAACAGATTGAGGATGGGGAAATCGAGATCGAGCGCCTGAAGGCGGAG atcGCTTCCCTGCTGAAGGACCACGAACGCATCCAGTCGGTGCAGAGCAGCGCGCCCAGCGACGATGACAGTGACATCAAGAAAATCAAAAAG GTGCAGAGCTTCCTGCGTGGCTGGCTGTGCCGCAGGAAGTGGAAGACCATCATCCAGGACTACATCAGGTCCCCGCATGCCGACAGCATGCGCAAGAGGAACCAGGTGGTGTTCAGCATGCTGGAGGCCGAGGCTGAATacgtgcagcagctgcacatcCTGGTCAACAACTTCCTGCGGCCGCTGCGCATGGCTGCCAGCTCCAAGAAGCCGCCCATCACGCACGATGATGTCAGCAGCATCTTCCTCAACAG CGAAACAATCATGTTTTTGCACCAAATCTTTTACCAAGGCCTGAAAGCGAGGATATCCAGCTGGCCGACACTCGTGCTGG ccGACCTCTTTGACATCCTGCTGCCCATGCTGAACATCTACCAGGAGTTTGTGCGGAACCACCAGTACAGCCTGCAGATCCTGGCGCACTGCAAGCAGAACCGCGACTTCGACAAGCTGCTGAAGCACTACGAGGCCAAGCCCGACTGCGAGGAGCGCACGCTGGAGACCTTCCTCACCTACCCCATGTTCCAG aTCCCCCGGTACATCCTGACGCTGCACGAGCTGCTGGCGCACACCCCGCACGAGCACGTGGAGAGGAACAGCCTGGATTACGCCAAGTCCAAGCTGGAGGAGCTCTCCAG GATAATGCACGATGAAGTGAGTGAGACCGAGAACATCCGAAAAAATCTGGCAATAGAGCGGATGATCATCGAGGGCTGTGAGATTCTGCTGGACACCAGTCAGACCTTTGTACGACAAG GGTCCCTCATCCAAGTGCCGATGTCAGAGAAGGGGAAGATCACACGCGGGCGGCTGGGCTCTCTGTCACTGCGCAAGGAGGGTGAGCGGCAgtgcttcctcttctccaagcacCTGATCATCTGCACACGTGGCTCTGGCGGCAAGCTGCACCTCACCAAG AATGGCGTCATCTCCCTCATCGACTGCACGCTGATCGAGGAGCAGGAGAGCACTGACGAGGACG CAAAAGCTTCAGGACAGGACATCGACCATCTCGACTTCAAGATTGTGGTGGAGCCGAAGGACGCGTCGTCCTTCACCGTCATCCTCGTGGCATCCTCCAGGCAGGAGAAGGCTGCCTGGACCAGCGACATCAGCCAG TGCGTGGACAACATCCGCTGCAATGGGCTCATGATGAATGCCTTCGAGGAGAACTCCAAGGTCACCGTGCCGCAGATGATCAA GTCTGATGCCAGCTTGTATTGTGATGATGTTGACATTAGGTTCAGTAAAACGATGAATTCCTGCAAGGTCCTCCAGATCCGCTATGCAAGCGTGGAACGGCTGCTGGAGCGGCTGACAGACCTGCGCTTCCTGAGCATCGACTTTCTGAACACGTTCCTGCACTCGTACCGCGTCTTCACCACCGCCCTGGTCGTTCTCGACAAGCTCATCACCATCTACAAGAAACCCATCAGCGCCATCCCTGCGCG GTCCCTGGAGCTGCTGTTTGCCAGCAGCCAGAACACCAAGCTGCTCTACGGCGAGCCCCCCAAGTCCCCCCGCGCCAACCGCAAGTTCTCCTCGCCGCCGCCGCTCTCCATCACCAAATCGTCGTCCCCCAGCCGGCGCAGGAAGCTCTCCCTCAACATCCCCATCATCACTGGGGGCAAGGCGCTGGACCTGGCGGcgctcagctgctcctccaacGGCTATGCAAGCATGTACTCTTCCATGGGCCCCTTCAGCAAGACCACCCTGGACATCAACAAGCTGTACGTGTCCAGCAGCTACCCCAACAAGATCCCTGATGAAGGAGAAGCGGCCGCGGAGAAACAGGAGGAGATGCCGCCAAGCAAGCAGA GCTCAGACGTGTCCGTCCGGGAGGAGTCCGACACCGACCCCAACCAGAGCGATGAGGCGGAGGCTGAAGCTTCACCGACAAAATCTCCCACCACTCCCATGTCCGTCAAGTGCAAGAACTCCTCAG ATTTCTCCCTGTTCTCCTACAACAACGGTGTGGTGATGCCATCCTGCCGGGAGCTGGACACCACCCGCAGCGCCCTGTCTGCCGCCTCTGCCTTCGCCATCGCCACGGCGGGCGCCAACGAGGGGACCCCCACCAAGGAGAAGTACCGGCGCATGTCGCTGGCCAGCGCAG GCTTCCCAACCGACCAGCGGAACGGGGACAAGGAGTTCGTCATCCGGAGAGCAGCCACCAACAGGGTCCTCAATGTGCTGCGGCACTGGGTCTCCAAGCACTCGCAG GACTTTGAAACAAATGAAGAGCTGAAGTTCAGGGTGATCAGCTTTCTGGAGGAGGTGATTCACGACCCCGAGCTCCTGACTCAGGAGAGGAAAGCAGCCGCAAACATCATCAG AACTCTGACACAGGAGGACCCGGGGGACAACCAGACCACGCTGGAGGAAGTGGTGCAGATG GCTGAGGGAGTCAAAGCGGAGCCCTTTGAGAATCACTCGGCGCTGGAGATAGCAGAACAGCTGACGCTGCTCGACCACCTGGTCTTCAAGAAGATCCCCTACGA GGAGTTCTTCGGGCAGGGCTGGATGAAGCTGGAGAAGAACGAGCGGACGCCGTACATCATGAAGAACACGAAGCACTTCAATGAT GTCAGCAACTTGATTGCGTCCGAGATCCTGCGCAACGAGGAGCTGACAGCGCGCGTCAGCGCCATCGAGAAGTGGGTGGCGGTGGCCGACATCTGCCGCTGCCTGCACAACTACAACGCCGTGCTGGAGATCACCTCCTCCCTCAACCGCAGCGCGATCTTCCGCCTGAAGAAAACCTGGCTGAAGGTCTCCAAGCAG ACGAAGGCTCTGATCGACAAGCTGCAGAAGCTGGTGTCCTCAGAGGGGAGGTTCAAGAACCTGAGGGAGGCGCTGAAAAA CTGCGACCCCCCGTGTGTGCCCTACCTGGGGATGTACCTGACCGACCTGGCCTTCATCGAGGAGGGCACCCCCAACTACACTGAGGATGGGCtggtgaacttctccaaaatGAGGATG ATTTCCCACATCATCAGAGAGATCCGCCAGTTCCAGCAAACTTCCTACAAGATCGAGCACCAGCCCAAG GTGACGCAGTACCTGCTGGACCAGTCTGGAGTGATGGACGAGGAGGCCCTCTATGGGGCTTCCCTGCGGATGGAGCCCAAGCTGCCTTCCTGA